The Daucus carota subsp. sativus chromosome 9, DH1 v3.0, whole genome shotgun sequence genome window below encodes:
- the LOC108192345 gene encoding BTB/POZ and MATH domain-containing protein 4, whose protein sequence is MSDLVITDPKNPLGTPSSSRSITETVNGSHKFVIQGYSLAKGMGIGKHIASENFTVGGYQWAIYFYPDGKNPEDNSTYVSVFIALASEGTDVRALFELTLIDQSGKGKDKVHSHFDRSLESGPYTLKYRGSMWGYKRFFRRAMLESSDYLKDDCLKINCTVGVVVSAIDCSRLHSIQVPESDIGAHFGMLLDNMEGSDITFNVAGEKFPAHKLVLAARSPAFRSEFFDKMVEDEQEVSVMNMEPKVFKAMLHFVYRDALPEDELVTSGSSSSISETLTAKLLAAADKYDLGRLRRVCESRLCQDISVNSVSRALALADRYHATELKGVCLRFAAENLAAVMRSDGFEYLKENFPSLQSELLKTVAGCEEDCSSGGGKSLSVWAQLSDGGDTNGRRVRQRT, encoded by the exons ATGTCAGACCTCGTAATCACCGACCCCAAGAACCCCCTGGGGACCCCCAGCAGCTCAAGATCCATCACCGAGACGGTCAATGGGTCCCACAAGTTTGTAATTCAGGGCTACTCTCTGGCCAAAGGCATGGGGATTGGCAAGCACATAGCCAGCGAGAATTTCACGGTGGGAGGCTATCAGTGGGCCATTTATTTCTATCCCGATGGCAAAAACCCCGAGGATAATTCCACTTATGTTTCGGTTTTCATTGCGTTGGCTAGCGAAGGCACCGATGTCAGGGCGTTGTTTGAATTGACTTTGATTGATCAGAGTGGGAAAGGGAAGGATAAGGTGCATAGTCATTTTGATCGGTCCTTGGAGAGCGGTCCGTATACGCTCAAGTATCGTGGCAGTATGTG GGGATATAAGCGTTTTTTCCGACGAGCAATGCTCGAATCATCAGATTACCTGAAAGATGATTGCCTGAAAATCAATTGTACTGTTGGAGTCGTAGTTTCTGCAATAGACTGCTCAAGGTTACACTCCATTCAGGTCCCAGAATCAGATATTGGAGCACATTTTGGCATGCTACTGGATAATATGGAAGGATCAGACATCACCTTTAATGTTGCTGGAGAGAAGTTTCCCGCTCATAAGCTGGTGTTGGCTGCTCGTTCCCCTGCCTTCCGATCTgagttttttgataaaatggtGGAAGATGAACAAGAGGTTTCTGTTATGAATATGGAGCCCAAGGTTTTTAAG GCTATGCTGCACTTTGTTTACAGAGATGCCCTTCCAGAAGATGAATTAGTTACTTCTGGTTCTTCCTCTTCTATATCTGAAACATTAACGGCAAAATTGTTAGCAGCAGCTGATAAGTATGATCTGGGAAGACTCAGGAGGGTGTGCGAGTCTCGTCTCTGCCAGGATATATCTGTAAACTCTGTTTCAAGAGCTCTAGCTCTGGCAGATCGTTACCACGCCACAGAATTAAAAGGTGTTTGCCTTCGATTTGCTGCTGAGAATCTTGCAG CGGTTATGCGATCAGATGGTTTTGAGTACCTTAAAGAGAACTTTCCTTCACTACAATCGGAGCTCTTGAAAACTGTTGCAGGCTGCGAGGAGGATTGTAGTAGTGGGGGAGGCAAGTCCCTAAGTGTTTGGGCTCAACTTTCAGACGGCGGAGATACAAATGGTAGGAGGGTAAGACAGAGGACTTGA
- the LOC108192441 gene encoding short-chain dehydrogenase/reductase 2b has product MLFSSSMTSQIWNAVIQDTFCSYRWNLCKPLRSNNNNGYHFHGTSTTYLYTDRGRSRSKTKKLYIQQASAALTVDGEDASQRYAVVTGANKGIGFETVRQLAISGVTVILTARDVKRGTDAVASLALPNVVFHQLDVQDDKSIHSLVSFIYERFGRLDILVNNAGASGVTVDEDGLRAMKIDPNSWLSGQAMNVVQGVVKTSYHTAKQCLDTNYYGVKRVTGGLLPLLELSTYGGRIVNVSSLRSELRRIPSDEIRKELGDIETLTEQRIDKIVDKFFHDLKHDMLEANGWPMMLPAYSISKATLNAYTRVLAKKYPNMCINCVHPGYVDTDINWHTGTMTVEQGAKGSVMLALLPDGGPSGCYFDQTQVAEF; this is encoded by the exons atgttgttttcaagttcaatgaCAAGCCAAATTTGGAATGCAGTGATTCAAGATACATTTTGTTCATATAGATGGAATCTCTGTAAGCCTTTGAGATCTAATAATAACAATGGATACCACTTTCATGGCACTTCAACAACTTATCTATATACAGACAGAGGTAGATCCAGAAGCAAAACTAAGAAGCTCTACATCCAGCAGGCTTCTGCAGCACTAACAGTTGATGGTGAAGATGCAAGTCAGAG GTATGCAGTGGTGACGGGAGCAAACAAGGGGATTGGATTTGAGACAGTGAGGCAACTTGCAATATCAGGAGTGACGGTTATATTGACCGCCAGAGATGTCAAGAGAGGTACTGATGCTGTGGCTTCATTGGCTTTGCCTAATGTTGTTTTTCATCAGCTTGATGTTCAAGATGATAAGAGCATCCATTCTTTGGTCAGTTTTATTTACGAAAGATTTGGGAGGCTTGATATCTTG GTAAACAATGCAGGCGCTTCTGGTGTGACTGTTGATGAGGATGGCCTTAGAGCAATGAAAATAGATCCTAATTCTTGG CTCTCAGGCCAAGCAATGAATGTTGTTCAGGGTGTTGTTAAAACAAGCTACCATACGGCAAAACAATGTCTGGACACCAACTACTATGGGGTGAAGAGAGTTACCGGAGGACTTCTTCCACTGCTAGAGCTTTCCACTTATGGAGGGAGGATAGTTAATGTCTCCTCCCTCCGCAGTGAATTAAGG AGAATCCCAAGTGATGAGATAAGGAAAGAACTCGGTGACATTGAAACTCTAACTGAACAAAGAATTGATAAGATAGTTGACAAGTTTTTCCATGACCTGAAACACGACATGCTTGAAGCGAATGGATGGCCAATGATGTTGCCAGCTTATAGCATTTCCAAGGCAACTCTGAACGCGTATACTAGAGTTCTAGCAAAGAAGTATCCTAATATGTGCATAAACTGTGTCCATCCAGGTTATGTTGATACTGACATAAATTGGCACACGGGGACAATGACTGTGGAACAGGGTGCTAAAGGTTCAGTTATGCTGGCTCTTCTTCCTGATGGAGGCCCTAGTGGTTGTTATTTTGATCAAACTCAAGTTGCTGAATTTTGA